The following proteins are encoded in a genomic region of Chroicocephalus ridibundus chromosome 29, bChrRid1.1, whole genome shotgun sequence:
- the ZGLP1 gene encoding GATA-type zinc finger protein 1: MSSASSASSAGTWPVPPVTALVTAAAPVTAPVRVVAPVRAPVPGGDGSRRPPSAARSPGTLFPWGDLPHAPGLPRPAAPKAAASSSPPAGRRYRHSAAAPSVCPSAPPGTPGRSVRMHLWGLPDSCCSVCLSGSTPGHPWTTGCNRPSVRMHLWAPWAAPSVCPDTLLGHGLLVCLSGCTFGTPRLLAAPSTLSSRTPGHPRTLRPSVRMHLWEPQTLGCSVRLSGCTPGHPQPLCPGAPLGSMGCSVHLSGCTSGPRAAPSVCPVAPLAAPSVCPDAPLGTPDSWLHRPSVRVHPWGPWAAPSICPAAPPGTPGHSVRLSGCTSGDFQTLGCSVHLSGMHPQAPPDHRCTVCLSGCTPGIHGLLHPSVRMHLWEPPDSWLLRPSVRVHPWDPWAAPSVCPDALLGHRLLRLSVRMHLWGIPESWLLRPSVQGSQAEPGGQPPAGPPGVGSSSEDDAPLAQGSKRCASCKTRRTPLWRAAENGTPLCNACGIRYKKYRVRCRRCWNVPGKSETPVPMSPLRGAVSPRRRRGEEVTARTPGTTVAAVEGWGGRDRGCWGPGWSLGSN, encoded by the exons ATGTCCTCAGCCTCATCAGCCTCCAGTGCCGGCACCTGGCCGGTGCCACCAGTAACGGCACTGGTAACGGCGGCGGCACCGGTAACGGCACCAGTAAGGGTGGTGGCACCAGTACGGGCCCCGGTACCGGGCGGCGACGGAAGCAGGCGGCCCCCCAGCGCGGCGCGGAGCCCCGGGACCCTCTTTCCGTGGGGTGACCTTCCGCATGCGCCTGGGCTTCCCCGGCCGGCAGCACCGAAGGCTGCGGCCTCCTCATCACCGCCCGCGGGCCGCAGGTACCGGCACAGCGCGGCcgctccgtccgtctgtccgtctgcacccccgggcacccccggccGCTCCGTCCGGATGCACCTCTGGGGACTTCCAGACTCTTGctgctctgtctgtctgtccggatccacccctgggcacccctggaCCACGGGATGCAACCGTCCGTCTGTCCGGATGCACCTTTGGGCACCTTGGGCTGCTCCGTCCGTCTGTCCAGATACACTTTTGGGCCACGGGCTGCTCGTCTGTCTGTCCGGATGCACCTTTGGAACCCCCAGACTCTTGGCTGCTCCGTCCACACTGTCGAGCCgcacccctgggcacccccggACGCTCCGTCCATCTGTCCGGATGCACCTTTGGGAACCCCAGACTCTTGGCTGCTCTGTCCGTCTGTCTGGATgcacccctgggcacccccagccgCTCTGTCCGGGTGCACCCCTGGGATCCATGGGCTGCTCCGTCCATCTGTCCGGATGCACTTCTGGGCCACGGGCtgctccgtccgtctgtccggtGGCACCCCTGGCTGCTCCGTCTGTCTGTCCGGATGCACCTTTGGGAACCCCAGACTCTTGGCTGCACCGTCCGTCTGTCCGGGTGCACCCCTGGGGTCCCTGGGCTGCTCCATCCATCTGTCCGGCTgcacccccgggcacccccggccactccgtccgtctgtccggaTGCACCTCTGGGGACTTCCAGACTCTTGGCTGCTCTGTCCATCTGTCCGGGATgcacccccaggcacccccagACCACAGATGCACCGTCTGTCTGTCCGGGTGCACCCCTGGGATCCATGGGCTGCTCCATCCGTCTGTCCGGATGCACCTTTGGGAACCCCCAGACTCTTGGCtgctccgtccgtctgtccgggTGCACCCCTGGGATCCCTGGGCtgctccgtccgtctgtccggaTGCACTTTTGGGCCACAGGCTGCTCCGTCTGTCTGTCCGGATGCACCTCTGGGGAATTCCAGAGTCTTGGCTGCTCCGTCCGTCTGTCCAG GGATCGCAGGCGGAGccgggggggcagcccccagccggCCCCCCCGGGGTGGGCAGCAGCTCGGAGGACGACGCTCCCCTTGCCCAGG ggagcaAACGCTGCGCCTCCTGCAAGACGCGCCGGACCCCGCTCTGGCGAGCGGCCGAGAACGGGACCCCCCTCTGCAACGCCTGCGGCATCAG GTACAAGAAGTACCGGGTGCGGTGCCGGCGATGCTGGAACGTCCCCGGGAAGAGCGAGACCCCCGTCCCGATGTCCCCACTGCGGGGAGCGGTGTcaccccgccggcggcggggggaggaggtgACGGCGAGGACCCCAGGGACGACGGTGGCGGCggtggagggctgggggggacgggacagggggTGTTGGGGTCCTGGCTGGTCCCTTGGGAGCAATTAA
- the FDX2 gene encoding LOW QUALITY PROTEIN: ferredoxin-2, mitochondrial (The sequence of the model RefSeq protein was modified relative to this genomic sequence to represent the inferred CDS: inserted 2 bases in 2 codons): protein MAASIAAASGGSVTRRLLRGXGESLSGGGAAAEEPEGAVVNVVFVDREGRHVPVRGRVGDNVLHLAQRHGLELEGACEASLACSTCHVYVSAPHLDRLPAPDEREDDLLDQAPLLQENSRLGCQILLSPELEGXHFTLPKVTRNFYVDGHVPKPH, encoded by the exons ATGGCGGCCTCCATagcggcggcgagcggcggctcCGTGAcgcggcggctgctgcggg gcGGTGAGAGCctgagcggcggcggggccgcggccgagGAACCGGAGGGCGCCGT GGTGAACGTCGTCTTCGTGGACCGGGAGGGGCGGCACGTCCCGGTGCGGGGCCGCGTCGGGGACAACGTGCTGCACCTGGCGCAGCGACACGGGCTGGAGCTGGAGG GCGCCTGCGAGGCCTCTCTGGCCTGTTCCACCTGCCACGTCTATGTCAGCGCCCCCCACCTCGACCGGCTGCCGGCCCCCGACGAGCG ggaagacGACCTGCTGGACCAGGCCCCGCTGCTGCAGGAGAATTCCCGCCTGGGCTGCCAGATCCTGCTGAGCCCGGAGCTGGAGG CCCATTTCACCCTCCCCAAAGTCACCCGCAACTTCTACGTGGACGGGCACGTCCCCAAACCCCACtga